Part of the Streptomyces sp. NBC_01471 genome is shown below.
TCCAGCCGGCCAGCACGGCGGTGACGGCCAGCTCGCTGCAGGTGGCGAACGCGTCCTCCGCGGCCCGCAGCGCGGCGCCACGGCCGTACTTGCCGTGCTCCGGCCGGTAGGGGTGGAAGGCGAGACTGTCGTTGGGGGCCAGGGTCCCGGGCTCGCTCTCCGGCTCCAGGGCGGCCAACTGCCCAGCCAGTGACTGGTATTGGTGCGCCGACATGGGCTGAGAGGGCGGCAGCGTACGGAAGAGCTCCATGGCGTGTGCGTCCAGCACGGCGCATACAGCGGGCCCGGCCGCCGGTGCGGTGAGCCGGACCCGCAGACGCAGGTGCGGGCCGCCGTGCCAGTGGCGGAGGAAGAAGAAGCGGTCGGCCAGCCCGCGTTCCCGCAGCTCCGCGACGGCCGCGGGGATCAGCGTGCTCACCACCAGGTCGAGCGGGTGCCCGGTGAACACATGGGCGCTGACCCAGCGGTCCTCCGGCTCCGGGCCCGGCACGCCTGCGGACGCACGGGTCAGCATGACCGCTCCCGCCGGTCCGCCGCCGGGAGCGGGACGGTGGGCAGCTCGATCAGGAACTCGGCCGCGTAGCGGTGGCCGTCCCGGTGGGCCGGTGCGTCGTGGAGGTCGGGCAGGGTCTCCGTGAGCAGCAGCGGCCGGCCGGTGGCCGCCGCCCGCTCGAAGACCCGCAGCAGATGGGCGTGGGCGAAATCGACGTACACCGGCTTGCGGTCCTTGTCGTGCAGCGCGGGGCCGGTGAAGCCGCCGGCGGGGCGCGGGGTGAGGACGCGCAGGAAGCAGCGCTGCGGCAGGCCGAGCGCCGCGCGCCACGTGTGCACGCGGACCAGGTGGGCGGCGTCCGTCTCCCCGGCGGCGCGGGCGGGTGCCCGGCCGGGGTCGATGAACCAGGTCGCACGGCGCAGCACCACGGCCCCGAGGGCGAGACGGGGCATCTTCGTCCAGCCCGCGCCGGACGCCGCCTCCGGGCCACGCAGGTCCGGTCCGGTCCGCCCCGGCGGGAGAAGCCGCCACAGCTGCGGCCAGTCCGACCAGAAGGCGTAGGAGGTCTGGCCGAAGGCCTCCACCAGCAGCCGGGCCGGCAGCGGCAGCAGCGGTGTGGCGAGCAGGCCCAGATGGAGCGGCCGTACGACACGGCCGGTCGTGCGGTGGGCCAGGTGGAGGCGACGGGTGTGCCGGTCGTGCACGACGTCAAGGTCGGCGGGGCGGATCAGCTGCCCGGGCGGCCGGTGCGAGGTGGCGCCGTCCAGGTCGATCGCGTAACGGGTGGCAGGTGCCCGCTGGTTGAGAGCGCTGCTGAAGACGGCGTCGAACTCGGCGTAGAGGGGGGTGTCCGCGGGGCCGTCGCCGGGAGGCTCCTCGTGGGCTTCCCCGGGACGGGCCGGTGCGTCGAGCAGCCGGGCGATCCGGGTCAGACCGGTGCCATGGCCGCAGGTCACCGTGTTGAGTACCAGTCCGAGTCCGGTGGCGGGGCGGGGCAGTGTCTGGACGTAGCAGGCGTGGCGGTCGCCGGAGGTGTCCGGGCCGGGCCAGGTGCCGCAGAGGTCACGGACGGCCTGTGGGCCGAGACGGACGGTGCCGTCGGAGGCGGGCGGAGTGCGGGCGATCAGGCGGCCCAGTTCGTCCTGCCGCCGGGCGTCGCGCTCGGTGGGAGCGTGCGGCGCGGCTGCGGCCCACCAGGCGCCGAAGTCCTGGAGGAAACGGGTGAACGGCTGCCTGAATCCCGGGCCGTAGGCGGCCACTGCGTGCTCCCGCAGTGCCTCGCGCGGCGGTGCGAGGGTGTCGAACGGGGCGAGCAGCGCGGGGACGAGAGCGAGGTCGGCGAGAGCCGGCCGCCAGGCAGCCGGGTCGAGTACGGCGGCCGTGCCGACGGCGACCGTGTGGTGGAAGTACAGCGGGCCGCGGTCCAACTGCTCGCTCCCGCCGAGCAGTCCGAGCCGTCGGGCGGCGGCCGTGGTGTGCTGCCGCAGGGCGGCGGCGATGCCCCGGTGGGAGCCGGGCCCGGCGGTCCTGGCGGCGTCGATCCGGTCGCGGATGGCACGCAGGTCGGCGAGCAGCGGGGTGAGGCGGTCGCCGCCGTGCGGCTCCGGCAGGTGCCGTCCGAGCCAGTCGCAGAGCGTGGCGGCGTCGAGCTCCTGGTCGGGCGGGCCGAGGCGGATCTCCAGCAGGCCGGTCCGGACGAGCCGGGCGACGACGGCGTCCGCGTCGGCGGTGGTGGTGCTCCCCGGTCCGGGCGCGCGGAGCAGGGCACGCAGCCGCTCGGGGCTGCCCGCCTCGTGGACCGCCGCCAGGATCGCGGCCAGCGCCGGGGTCGCGGGCAGGGTACGCACCTCGCCGGACGGCCCCGGCACAGTGAACAGCCACCGCTCTCCCCCGGGCGAAGCCACCGGTGTGGCCGACGGGTTGACGCGCAGCCGGACGGCCCCGTCCAGCTCGGGTACGTGGGCGAGAGCGGCGGCGATACGGGACAGCGGCAGCAGACCTGCCTCTGCCACGGGGGCCCGGACGGAACTCTCCAGCCGTACGCCCGAGCCGGCGTCCGCCGACCACTGGCCGAAGCCGCTGGCGGCGAAGGTGGTCAACGGGCTGGGCTTGGCCATCGCCCGGCCCGCGTATTTGGCGAGCCGGACGGCTGCCCCGTCCAGCGGCCGCCGTCCGGCCGCATCGCGCGCCCCCCGGCGTTGCAGGTCCTCGTACAGATCGGGACTGGCGTAGTCGAGACCGGTGGCGAACGCCGGATCCTGGAAGAGCGTGTCGAGGGCCGCTGCCGCCGTCCGGGTCTCCGCGGGCAGAACGTCGTGCAGTTCCGCGAAGAGTCCGGCCCGGGTACGGCGGAGAGCGGCGTGGTCGTGGAGACGCCCGGTGAGCGCGCCGCCGAGCACCTCCGGCGGGGCCGCCGCGTCCAGCAGGGGGCTGATGCGGGCGCCCTGGTGCACGGCTCGGCGCAGGCCCACCAGCCTGGCCTTGAAGGGGCGTGCGGGTGCTGTGCCGATCAGGGCGTACAGCGTGTCGCAGAGCTGCGCCGCGTCGTCGGCCAGCCGCTGGTCCAAGGACGTGACACGCAGGGCGAGTTCGGTGCTGCGCGGGATGCGGGAGGCGTCGAGTGCGGTGGTGGGCAGCCCGGCGATCCGTACGCCCACGGGGGCGGTGACGGCGGGGGGCGCGGTCGGGGGCGGTGTGTTCCGGCTCATCAGAACACCACCGGGACGCGGAAGGCGGCGCCCGGCCGCGCCGCGCCGATGGCCACCTGGAAGAGCACTGTCTCCTCACCCGGGGCCAGCCCGAGCAGGCGTTCCGCGGCGGCGGCGTCGTAGCCGTTGTGGACCCGCGCGGACAGACCCTGACGGGCCGCGGCCACGCAGAGCAGATGTGCCGCCGCCCCCGCGGTCAGGTGCAGTCTGCGGAAGGCGTCGGCGCCGTAGCGCGCGACGGCGGCGCCGCGCCGGACGGCGATGTAGGCGGTACAGGCGGTCGAGCGGAAGTTCAACGACACCCGGCCCTCCGTCTGTCCGATCTGTTCGAGCGACGCGAGCGGGTCGCCGTCGCCGACCTGCCGCAGGCGGCCGCCGCTGTGGACGTAGTGGCCCGGGGAGAAGCCGGTCACCCGCCGCACCAGCAGGTGGCAGGAGAAGTCGGTGAACGGCGCCGCGGCGAGGGCGGCGCCGAGGTCGGTGAGCAGCGCCTGCGGGGAGAGCACCGGTTCCGGGTCGAACAGCGCGGCGCCGGAGTGGCGGGCACGGAGCACGGAGGCCAGGTCGGGCGGGGGCCAGGACCGGCCGGCCGGATGCTTCACGGGTCGCAGGATCTCCAGATAGCCCATCGGTTGTTCCGTCGCGGCGGGCGGCAGGTTCGCGCAGAGGCCGTGCAGTGTCTCCTGGTCCTGTCCTGGCCGGGTACGCAGTCCGAGTGCGGCGGCGACCAGGTGCACCGCGCCCAGCAGCATTCCTGCCTCCTGGGCGCAGAGCCGCGGAGCGTAGTCGCCGTAGAGCCGCGCGGTCCGGGCGAACCGGCTGGTGATCACGGCGGTCAGGGAGGCCCCGGGATCGGCGGCCTGACGGCTGCTCACTGGTGCGTTCAGCATGATCAGTTGATGGTGGAGAGGGTCGAACCGGAACGCCGCGGTGGGGGAAACCAGGGTGAGTTCGCTCGGGTAGCGGCACCGCGCGGAGGCCACCGCGCGGTGAAGCGGCCAGCCACCCGGGGTCAGGTCGTGCTGGAGCAGGCCGTAGGAGTAGTGCAGCAGCGCGGAGAGGACGGCCGGGTCGGCGAGGGTGGCCGGGGAGCCGGGGGCGGGCGCCAGATGGAGCGGTGGCGGCGCCAGCGGAAGGCGCGGCCCGTGGGGAAGCTGGTCGGGCTCCCCGCTGCCCGTTCCCGGGACAGGGGATCCCGTGGCGAGGGTGGCCGGGATGGCCCTGCGGGAGTAGACCGCCTCCGCCCAGAGCGCCGGGGGGAACGGGTTCTCGCCAGCGGGGCTCCGGGGTATCCCGCCGGTCATCCCGGCTCCGCGCCGAGAAAGCGGCCGGTGGTCAGGTCCAGCACCGCGGCGTCGGTCACCGGTGACGGTTCCGCGCCCCCGCCCGAGTTGTCCAGGCCGGCCGTCCGGCGCAGCAGGTGCAAGCAGAGCTGGTTGGCGGCGATGGCCGCGGCCGGGCCACCGAGGTACGGACTCGGCTCACGCACGCGAGCCGGATCCCCCGCACACGCGGCGCCCACTGCGGGGTGATCGGGCCCACCGCCGGGCGGTACGGAGGGGGCCGGTGGCTCTGGCGCGGCGCCGGGGTCAGCCACTGCGCTGATCACGATGTGTTCGCCCCGTCCCACCGCCTGTCCGTACGGAACCCCGGCACGTATCGCGAGCGCGCGGGCCCGGTCCGCCGGCTCCGTCTCGTACACGTCAGAGCCGAGAAGCACCACGCCGGTGTCCGCGGGCGGGCCGGACAGGGTTCCGCTCAGCTGCTCGTAGCGGAAGCACCCGCCCTCCTGCTGGAGCAACGCGACACATTCGCGCAGCCGTGCCACATCTGTCGGGTCCCCGGAACCCTCCTCCGCCGGGCGGAGCCGGAGGCGTACATGTGCCACACCCGACGCGAGCAGGGCGAGGACCAGCGCGCCTGCCATCCGTCCGGTGCCGACCACCAGGGGAGCGCAATCGCGATACCGCTCGAAGCGGTGCTCGGGCGAGTCCGCGCGCGCCGCGATGAAGTCGATCAGTGCGGCGTGGCGCGCACGGACCTGCGGGCTCAGCCCGTGTGGCAGATCCGCCGCGGCATCGCGTACGAACCCTTCCCGGGCCAGCAGTTCCACCAGTGAGCGGACATGCCGCGCGGCCTGTGGCGGGAGGTCGGCGGTGAGCTGTTCCAGGCTGTTGCGACCGTCCAGGAAAGGCCGCAGCCGCTCCAGCCACGGGTGGATTCCCGGCAGTGCGAAGGTCGCCGTGCGCTGGGGTCCGCTGATCACCACGCCCCGGTCGGAGGGCAGCAGACGGGTGTCGGGAAGCAGTCTCGGCTTCATCGCCACCTCCATCGGGATTCCTCAGCGGGAACGCGGTCCCGCAGGCGTGAACAGGCGTGAACAGGCGTGAGAACGCCGGACGAAGCTGTGCTCGCGGCCTCCGGGCGGCCGACATTAGCCGAGACGAATGGTCTAGTCCATCCCCTTCACAGTTCCCAACTGTCACGCTAGTGTCCGAACTGGGCGCCCAAACATGTCTGTTGATGCTCCATTAGTTCGAAAGGAGGGCTTTGATGAACGAGAACAGCAACGGTTCACCGTCGCTCGCTGCCGCGGTCGCCGACCTCGCACTGGACCTCGACCTGGGCTCGCTGGCCGGGGACGAGCACAGCCAGTCGCTGACGGCGGGTCACGGCATGACGGAAGCGAGTGCGTCCTTCTGCTGCGCTCCGCCGCCGAACTGCTGCAACTGCAGCTGTTCCTGAGTCGGTAGCGCGTGCCGGGCGGGCAGTCGGCCCGGCACGCGCGTCCGCCCCGATGGCCCCCTGATCACCTGCCGCAGCCGCGGCACATCGGCCTTCCCGCCGTTCAACACGGCACCGGGACCCGTCGGCCAGTCACCGGTCACCGCTGACCGTCACGGGAGCGTGCGTGCCACGGTCAGCGGCTCCGGCCTGCCTCACACTCACCCTGGCCATGGGGACGAACGCCTGCGAGCGGGAGTTCCGCTGGATGGGCCGGAGCGCCAAGGTCGAACCAACCGCCCTGCTCGCGAAGCACGTTGGCGACGACTCACTGCCCCCCCTGGAAAAGCACGGGCGGCGCCACAGAACTCATCGCCCGCTCCCCTGTCGGGGGAACACACATTTCTCATTCAGAGGACTCAGCTGTACACGAGAAGGTGGTCACACGTATTCGTCCCGTCGTGGAGCGAAGAGTCACTGTTGAGGACGTAGAAAGCCCCGGCGAATCCCGTAGCCGTCATCTTCGGCACCACGATCAGCGTCTGGTCCGCCATGGTCAGCCCGTTCGGCTTCACCACGTACTGCTGCACCTGCGCGAAGAGATTCATCCCGAGACTGGGCAGCCTGAGGGCTCGGTACGTACGGTCCCCCGTCCCGTCCGAGCCCGTGACCGGTACCCGGTACTGCGCGGCGTCCCAGTGCGCGGGGTTGGTGGCCACGCGTCCCATCATCTCCAGTTCCTGCAACCTCCGTTGCGTGCTCGCCCGGACGCCGGCCATGTGAATGTGCAACTGGTTGAGGAACCGGGCGTTCTGCGAGTTGATCCCCAGACCGATGTTGGGGTACTGCACGGGGACGCTCCCTCCGCTCCGGGCGTTCTCCCATGCGTCGTTCCAGTAATTTGGCGCGCCGGAGGTCTCGATGAACGGGCATTCGATACCGGTGATCCGGCAACTGGGGGTCAGGAGAAAGTTGTGCTGGCTCGACGGCCTGCCGTGCAGTACGACGTAGTCCGAGGTCACCTTCAGGCAGGCGGGAGGGTTCTGCCCGGGGGGCAGTGGTTTCCCGTGCGTGCAGTACTGGACGTCCCGCCACAGCGGATCGTTGTCGGAAGGGCTGCCGCAGAGGGGCTGGAGCTGAGCAGGGGGACAGGTCGGGGTTCCACCAGGAGGCGGAGTGGGGCACGTGCCGGGGGCGGGGTCCGCGTGCGTCGGGGCGGCTGCCGAAGCGGTACGTCCGGCCGCCGCTTCCACTCCGGTCAGGAGCGTCGCCGCACCGATGGCGCCGGAGAACGCCACGAACCGACGCCGAGGCAGCTCGTTCGAAGTCTTGTCCTCATTCATGCGTGCTCTCCGATGGTGATGTCCACTGCATGGACTTCCCGGCCGCGAGTCAGAAAGGTCGGCCCGCCCGATTCTGGCCTCGCCGATTCGCTCACAGGGTAGGGAGCGACGAGCGGGTTGCCTATCGACTGACCCGGTCGGTGTCACGTGTTACGCCATTCAGCGGCCATCCCGTCGAGTCTCCTCCTGCTCGCTGGATTGCCGCAGGTGACATGGTCAAACGGTCGATGCCGGCGGAACGCAAGAAACCTGATCCGCCCCCCACGACGCTCGACTTCTTCCGCGTCAGGTGGGCCGGCTCTCAGCACCCGCCGGGGCCGTCCCGGCGGGTGGGCAGCACCGCGGAGCGTGCCGCTACGCAGCCCACCCGGGCCGCCGACTGTCACGGCGCGTTGATCGGCAGCTTCATGAACGGCCACGGCCCCGATGATCTGCCGACCGAGCAGACGGCACGCCGGTTCATTGTGTCCGCACCGGATCCGGTGCGCGGTGGGCGCGGCGGTAGGCCAGCGGGGACAGGCCGATGTGGATGTGGAAGTGCTTGCGCAGCGCGACCGGGTCTCCGAAGCCGCAGGCGGTGGCGATCCGCGCGACCGTCAGATCGCTGGACTCCAGCAGGTGGCGCGCCTGGGTCAGCCGGCTCTGCACCAGCCACTGGAGGGGGCTCGTGCCCGCCTCCGCGCGGAACCGCCGGGTGAATGTGCGCTCGCTCATATGGGCGTGGCGGGCCATGTCCTGCAGCGTGACCGGTTCGGCCAGCCTGCTCAGCGTCCACTGGCGGGTGGCCGATGTGGAGCGATCGGCGTCCTTCGGCACCGGGTGCTCGATGAACTGCGCCTGACCGCCCTCGCGCCACGGCGCCACCACGCACCGCCGTGCCGCAGAACCAGCCACCGTCGCGCCGTGGTCCCGGCGGACCAGGTGGAGGAACAGGTCGATACCGGCCGCACCGCCGGCAGCGGTCAGGATGCGGCCGTTGTCGACGAACAGCACGTCGGGATCGACCGCGATGTCGGGGAAGAGCCGGGTGAAGCGGTCGCACAGCGCCCAGTGGGTGGTCGCCCGCAGCCCATCCAGCAGGCCCGCCGCCGCGAGGAGGAATGCCGATGTGCACAGGCTGACGATGCGCGCCCCGGGTCCGATCCGGGCGAGCGCCGCAGCCACCGGTGCGGACAACTCACCGGTGGCGAGCAGCTCTTCGCCGGGCTCCTGGGTGGCGATCACGACGGTGTCCGCGCTCTCCAGGAGGGACTCGTCGTCGTCGACGACGATCCGGAAGCCCTCGTTCGTACGGACGGGCCGGCCGCCGATCGAGCAGGTCGTCACGGAGTAGAGCCGCGCTCCGGCCGGGTCGAGGGCCTCGTTGAACACCCGGGATGCGATGCCGAGGTCCATCGGCACGACCCCGTCCAGGGCAAGAACAGCAACACGGTGTGGCATGGCTGGAATGGTACGACAGGTGGCTGCCCAGCCACTCACGGCATTTCCGGGGCAACGGCGAGGCTGAGACCTGCGGGCGCCAAGGGGCTCCGGCATCGAAGAACAACATGCCAACCGGACAGGAGCGGGAAGAACATGAGCGAGCAGACGATGCGCGCCGTCACCATCGAGGAGTTCGGCGGCCCTGACGTGTTGAGCGTCGGCCGGGTGGCGCGCCCCGGGCCGCTGCCGACCGAGGTGCTGGTGCGTGTGCACGCTGCCGGGATCAACCCGGTGGACTGGAAGACCCGCGCAGGCCACGGTATGGCAGGGCTGCAGACATTGCCGCTGATCCTCGGCTGGGACGTCTCCGGCGTGGTCGAGGAGGTCGGCTTCGGCGTCACGACGCTCGTACCCGGCGACGAGGTGTACGCCATGCCGTGGTTCCCGCGCCCGGCCGGCGGGTACGCCGAGTTCGTCACGGCGCCGTCGCGCCAGTTCGCCCGCAAGCCGGCCTCACTCTCGCACGTCGAGGCCGCGGCTCTGCCGCTCGCGGCGCTCACGGCCTGGCAGGCCCTGGTCGACACGGCGCGCGTCACCGCCGGGCAGCGGGTGCTGGTACACGCCGCGGCCGGTGGCGTGGGGCACTTGGCGGTGCAGTTCGCCAAGCACCTCGGCGCCGAGGTCATCGCGACCGCCCGCGAACCCCGGCACGCCTGGCTCGGGGAACTGGGCGCTGACGAGACGGTCGACTACACCCGGCAGCGGTTCGAGGAAGCCATCGGCGGGGTCGATGTCGTCATCGATCTCGTCGGCGCCGTGGACGACACCGACGTGCGGTCCGTCTCGGTGACCCGGCCCGGCGGCCTGGTCATCTCCGTCCCGGGGGGTGTCTCCGACGCTCTGGCCGTCGCGGCCCAGCAGGCAGGTGTTCGCACCAGTCCACTTCTGGTCGAACCCGATGCCACCGCACTGACGGCCATCGCCGGCCTGGTCGAATCCGGCGTGGTCCGGGCCGAGGTCGAGCGCACCTTCGCTCTGGAACAGGCCGCCGAGGCACACCGGCTGGGCGAGACCAACCGTACCCGCGGGAAGCTCGTACTGGAGGCGACGCAGTGACACCAACGACCACGCTCGTGGTGGGAGGCACGGGGACCATGGGCACCCGCGTGGTGCGCGCCCTTGCCGCACGGACCGACACCGTCGTGCGGGTGCCGGCACGGGACCCTTCCTCGAAGCGGGCCCGTGCCCTGGTCGAGAACACCCCAGGTGACGTGCGGACCGTCCGCGGTGATCTGGACGACGAGCAGTCCCTGGAGTCGCCCTTCTGACCGTAGTCGTCCCGGCGGAAGCCGGAGCGACGGCCCCCGCCCGGTTGTCCCAGCTGCTACGGGATGCCGACGCGTTACGTGAGGACGGAGTCACTGGCGTATCGGTCGGGCTGGAGACACCCCGAGGAGTGCGGACCCGCCCGCAGTGGGGTCGGGAATCCCAGCACCACGCAGCCGGTGCCCCTGAATGGTTACGTCAGGATCGGCAGTACCACGAAGCGGACTGCCCGACTACATCGGTGACGTCGCCCCAGATCTCAGCGCTGACGGCTGTCGCGGGAATCGCTGGACCACCTACACCTCCGAGCAGCGGGTTGCTGCCGGGCCTCCATGCCCACAATTACCAGCAGTTCGAGCCGGGCGGCGCCATGACCGATACCACGGTCGCATATCTGCCCTTCGGGCACGCGCGACGGGCTCGGACTGGACTGGACACCATTGTCCTGTGGCGGCGGGTACTGGAGCCACAGTGGCGATGGATTCGGCTACTTGATATCGCCTGCCACGACTTCGGACGGGCGGAGCGCCATCACTGTCTCCTTGCACAGCCGGCCTGGTGATGAGAGAACCGCTGTGCGGCAGATCCAGAAAGTCACAGCTCTGGTGGCCGGTACGAGACCGGCCACGGCTCTGGACGGCGGCCGGAGGAGCAAGCGGCATCGCGTACCTCGACGCAAGGACAACGCAAGGTCAACGCGCTTACTGCCCGCTCCTCCCGACACCGTCACCAGCAGCCCGGAGATGGCCGTCGCGGCGAGGTGTGTTCGCCCAGCCTCTCCCTAGACCGCGATTGCCGTGCCGCCGTCCGCAGTCTCAGCACCGGCCGGTTTGGCCTGGTAGTAGACAGAGCGGCCCTGCTTGGAGCGCTCGATGAGACTGCGCGCAACGCCCTGCTCCAGAGCATTACGCACGACGACCACCTGCACACCGCGCTGCGGGTATGCCTCGGCTACTCCAGCGGCGACTTCGGTGGACGACTTCGGCTCACTCTGGTCGGCGAGGTAGGAGCTGACCAGCTCGATCCACGTCGGCCCGCTCACGCCCTGTGCAGGAGCGGCCTTCTTTGCGGGGGCCTTCCCGCGGCGCGCGGGCTCCGCCTCGGTCTTCGAGGAACGCCCTGTCTTCGGAGTCTTCGCGGCTGCGGTTTTGCTCTTTGGCCTGCGTGCCGCGGGCACCTTGGCCGGCTTCTTCCCAGGCTTGGCTGACGGCACGGAGAAGGCGCCGAGGATGTCCTGCATCTTCGCGAGGACCTGTCCGCTCTCCTCAAGCTGGACCAATTCCTCCTGCAGACGGGCCAGTTCGGCACGGACTCGGTCTTGTTCACTCTGATTGGCTACGAGGTCGTCCTGGACCTTCTGTGCGTACTCGGCTTTCACACCGGATGCGGCGTTGGCTGTGGACATGAGACCCTCATCTTTCGCTGTGCTGGACAGGTGTGTTCCGGATGCTACTCACTCCGTCGGAGGAGAACCCTCAGTCGGGTAGCCGGGTCACGTTGTCGTGACCCGGCCCCCTCAGAACCGGACGTGCCAGTCATCCCGGCATCCGGTTCAAGCAAGCCCCGTGGGCTTCGCAGGTCAGCAGGGTTATGTGGTCCGTTCGCCGTCGCCCGCGTGGTGTTGGCGGTGGCATTCGGAGTGCACGAGACGAAGATTGTTCCGTTCGTCCCCGCCGCCGTTTCGCCTGTAGGTGAAGTGATGCTTATGGAGCATCCTCTTCGAGGCCGCGAACCAGTTGATCCACTCCCGTGGGCTGTCCGGTTCATATTCGGCCCCGGCGATCAGCGCCTGTTTGCAGAGGGGGCAGAGCCCCTGCTGCCGGACCGCTAGGAGAAGACTGGTCTTGTCCATAGGCGGCGGCGCTTTCCTGCGGCGACGGTTACTCCAGTACTCGGTCAGGGTGGGGTCGTCCGGGGACGCTCCGCCCTTGACGAGTCGGTGACGGACGATTCCGGTCCAGGCGAACTTGAGCAGGAAGGCACCGTTGCTGCGGTTGCCGAATACCCACCGGCCTCGTCTGGATGGATGGAACCTGCCGAAGTACCGGTCTGCGACCCAGTATCTTGACTTCTTGGGATGGCTCCGCCTGGCCCAGTTCCAGGTCAAGCGCCACATGTAGCGGTCCAGCGACGCAAATGTCGTCGTAGAGGCCACCCCCGGTAGTAGGCGGCCCAACCGCGAACGATCGGGATAAGCCTGCGCAGGACAGCTTCGGCATTGGCCCCGTTCAGGGCCTTCACCTCGGTCCGTAACCGCGCCCGGAGCCTCTTGCATGCCTCAGCACTGGGCCTAATGATCATTTTTCCGCCCGTCCGGCGGACGGTGAATCCGAGGAAGTCGAACCCCTCTTCGAGGTGGACGACCTTGGTCTTCTCTTCGTTGAAGCGAAGCCCTCTCGGCTCCAGCCAGTCCTCCAACCGGGCCCTGACCTCATGCACTTGGACTTCGTCGTGACAGAGCACGACGAAGTCGTCGGCATATCTCACCAGTACTGGAGTGCCCGGGGTCGCGCCGGGCTCGCGCCCGGCCTGAGCGACCCTGTAATGGCACCCTGCGGCTTGTTCCAGTCCGTGCAGAGCCACGTTCATCAGCAGTGGGCTGATCACTCCTCCTTGAGGGGTTCCCTCTTCAGTGGGTGCGAACCGACCACGTTCAATCACGCCCGCCTTCAACCACCCTCGAATCAGGCCCCTGGCGGGGAACTGTCCGATGGCGGATATCAGATGGACGTGGTCGATGCGGTCGAATGCCGCTGACAGATCCGCATCCAGCACCCAATGACGTTTCGAGGACTTGCCCTTCGCCGTCGAAAAGATTGCCATGATCGCGTCCTGACAGCGGGCACGGCCGTCCTTGGTGATCACTGAGCGTAGAAGCTCCATCAGCACGCAGCACCGTCCCGTAGGCACACCCGACGTGACTGACACCGTGAGCCGGACGCCTGGATCGCAGCCCACCTCACCATCCACCAGAGCGTCGAGCCCACCACCCTGGCGGCCGAGATGACCATCCGCGGCGAGGGCGGACCCGCGCGCCCCACCATCGCTGTCGTCAGCCGCACACAACGGCACGAGGGCCAGGCACACCGCGAGACTGCAAGGTCGCGCCTCGTGCCTGGCCTCTGCGGACCTCTCTCGGCAGCCCAATCGTGCCGTGTGGGACAACAACCTACGCATGCA
Proteins encoded:
- a CDS encoding NADP-dependent oxidoreductase, encoding MSEQTMRAVTIEEFGGPDVLSVGRVARPGPLPTEVLVRVHAAGINPVDWKTRAGHGMAGLQTLPLILGWDVSGVVEEVGFGVTTLVPGDEVYAMPWFPRPAGGYAEFVTAPSRQFARKPASLSHVEAAALPLAALTAWQALVDTARVTAGQRVLVHAAAGGVGHLAVQFAKHLGAEVIATAREPRHAWLGELGADETVDYTRQRFEEAIGGVDVVIDLVGAVDDTDVRSVSVTRPGGLVISVPGGVSDALAVAAQQAGVRTSPLLVEPDATALTAIAGLVESGVVRAEVERTFALEQAAEAHRLGETNRTRGKLVLEATQ
- a CDS encoding NmrA family NAD(P)-binding protein; this encodes MTPTTTLVVGGTGTMGTRVVRALAARTDTVVRVPARDPSSKRARALVENTPGDVRTVRGDLDDEQSLESPF
- a CDS encoding HNH endonuclease, with translation MWRLTWNWARRSHPKKSRYWVADRYFGRFHPSRRGRWVFGNRSNGAFLLKFAWTGIVRHRLVKGGASPDDPTLTEYWSNRRRRKAPPPMDKTSLLLAVRQQGLCPLCKQALIAGAEYEPDSPREWINWFAASKRMLHKHHFTYRRNGGGDERNNLRLVHSECHRQHHAGDGERTT